The following is a genomic window from Spirosoma foliorum.
TGGATGCCTCCGAATAGGTGTAGTTCGCGATATTTTCGGAGTTTTCGTAAGTAGATCGAACGTATGAATTGTTGTAATTCGTGAAATACGTTCCGCCCAGGCTGCTACGTAGCATGAGGCCTGGAATCACATCATATTCCAGGTAAGCATTCCCCGAACCGAAGACAGTGTAGTTGATATTATTGGCTACACTCTCGCGATTCGCCACTGGATTTCGGGGATTGTTGAACCCCGGAGCGGCTGTGCCCGCATACCCTCCGAACGCATTATAGACCGGAATAATGGGCGCCATTCGAAATGCAGTCAATACGTCGTTTTCGTCGCCCGATACACTGGCATTGTTATTTGTGCTATTTCCCAATGAGTTCCCGACACTCCCCTGCAGCCCTGTCGCCGATACGTAGGCCACCTGGATATTTTCGCCAAACCGAAGTTTTTTTGTGATATCAAATTCGGTGTTGGCCCGCAGGGTGTAACGCGAGAAATTATTGTTTGTAATAATTCCCGCCTGCTGTTGCATACCCAGACTCAGGTAGTATCGGCTGTTTTCGGTCCCGCCCGAAAATCCCAGCGTATGTCTCGTCATAGGGGCAGTTCGTGTAATGGCTTTGTACCAGTCGGTGCCTCGCTTGTTAGCCGCAATCACACTGTAGATCGCACCATTGGCCGGATTGACATTATATTTTGCCGCTTCTGCCGTCAAATCGACAGCACCAACAACGCCTGCGTTCTTGCCAACTAATAGATAATCAGGCAATACCGGTGTTTGCCCTGATCCGTATTGACCATTGGCGATACCAGCGAAGCTATTCGCACCAATAGCCGTTCCCGACTGAAAAAGATCATTCCTGCGCGCCTGCCAGGTCCAGTCTGCCTGTTCTTGGGGATTCAGGATAGATGGGCCTTTACCCGGATCAGTCACACCATATAACCCATCGTAACTAATACTGAGTTTTTGCGCCTTGCGCTGACCTTTTTTCGTAGTCAGTACAATCACTCCGGCTGCCGCTCTGGCGCCGTAGATCGAAGCCGAAGCGGCATCTTTCAGGACGGTTGTGGTTTCAATGTCGTTGGGGTTAATGAACTGAATACTTTGGGTAGGTACACCATCTACCACGTAGAGCGGTTGATTACCGCCAAACGAACCAAAACCCCGTACCCGAATCTGGCTGGAGGTACCGGGTTGTCCATTGGTGATCACCGTAACCCCCGCCACCCGACCCTGCAACTGCTGCTCCACGTTAGCCGAGGGAACTAGTTGAAGCTGGGCTGGTTTAACCGTCGATACAGCGCCCGTAACGTCCCGGCGGTTTTCTGTCGAGTAACCTGTGACCACGACTTCGCTCAGCGCATTGGCTTCATCTTCAAGTTTTACCTCAATGGAAATGCGGTTGCCAATTATTATTTCCTGTGTTTTAGATCCAATTGAGGATATGATCAACACTGGGTTTTCTCCCCGAATGGTCAAGGCAAAATTGCCATTAGCATCAGAAGATGTACCAGTTTGCGTTCCTTTTAATACGATATTGGCCCCTGGGATTGCGCCATCGCTTCCTGTAATTTTACCCGTTACCCGACGATCCTGAGCGAAAGCATTGAGGCTCCATAGCAGCAGCATTGAACCCAGAAAAGTAGCCTGCAGTACTCTGTAGAACGATTCTTTCATGAATATTGACTTGATTTAGAACATGAATTGAACAGCTGTCCGAAGCGCGATTCAGGCAACGGAAGTCATGCAGGCCTACATGAATTTCATCCCCTATTCAGCTGTTTTATCTGTCTAGTGCAGGAAAGGGCTGGAATTATCCCTTTTCAAGTCAAAATTTTAATAAAATTCTTTTAACGTATTCGATCGATTGAGTTGGACTGGTATCAAACTTTGGTAAATCAGGTTCACTTCCTTGGCGCATATACACCATTGCAGAGTCTATTAACCGCACCTCTCGGAGACCCAATTCAACAAGCGTCTCATGCCGCTTAAGTAAGGGGAAGTTTTTACCCTGAATGTGTAACAATCTATTTCAAGTAGGAAAAATTATATCGAAAAGGTATGCCCGAAAGGAAAGTAGCTTTGCCCCTGAGTAACGTACAGGTCGAGTTATCCCAAGGAATAGTCTATTGAACGATCGCTGAACAACGAAATGCCTAGTCCTGATTTATCCGGAGGTTTATTTGAACGATTTTATTGTATATTCAAGTTGAAGTTAATTTCCTGTCTAACAATTTTTTATATTGTTCATAGAATAGGAATCCTTGACTTTTTTGTGAACGATTTTTGGAATGACCCGTCTTGGAAAGTGTTGCCCTTTCTCGATCTTGGGATCCGCTGATTGTGCGAACAAGAGTTATAACTATGACAACTCTATACCGTAAAAATTGAGACTTTAAAAGCAGAAGATAAATTTGGGCGTATTGAACAATCGGTACAACTTCATAAAGGGAGGCCACACCTGAGAACTGCCCAAGCTGTCTCGATCAGCTACAGATGTCAATAAAAAAACGCTTGTGTGCGTAATCATGTTGAGCGACTTTTCGAAGTCAACTTGGCCATTCTTTACTATTATGGATGACGCCTATATTTATATTAGGACTTACGCAAAAGTGGTAAATTGAAATAAAAAATAGCTTGAAGGTCACCGCACAACTTTACGGACAGTTTCTACTGAGTAGCCAGATCAACTATACGGCTACCTACTTGGCTGATCACCTGGAAGGGATCACCCATGACAATGTGCAGTACTTTCTCAAAGCTAGCCGAGTGGCACCTCGCCAGGTCTGGCAACATGTCCGCCACCAAATTCAACTGGATACCGATGGCTATATCCTCTTTGATGATACCGTGCTCAATAAAGAACATAGTCATAAAATTGAACTGGTTCGTCGGCAATACAGTGGAAATGCTCATGGAATCATCAAAGGCATCGGTGTGGTTAATTGTGTCTACTTCAATCCTAAAATTAATCAGTTCTGGCTCATTGACTACCGTATTTTTAATCCCGATGAGGATGGAAAAAGCAAGTTGGATCATGTGTTGGACATGCTTAACCAACTAGCACCCCGCCAGATCAGTTATCGAATCGTCTTAATGGACAGTTGGTATGCTGTGACCGACCTCTTCAAGTGGCTCATTACCAATGAAAAACTGTTTTACTGTCCTATCAAGAGCAACCGTAAGGTCGATGATTCAGGTGGCAAAGAACCGTATCAACCTGTCAGCTATCTGAGCTGGTCAGCTCAACAGGTGCAGCAGGGTAAGCTGGTTAAAGTACACAAGATGCCTCAAAACACCTATCTTAAACTGTTCCGCGTACTGGTGTCTACCCACCGGACGGACTATATCGTCACCAACGATTTAGCTCAAAATGAGACGAGTGCCGCTGAAGAAAAAAGTGGTATTCGTTGGACAATTGAGCAGTTTCATCGAGAAGATAAGCAGATCACGGGTCTGGAATGTTGTCAATGTCGATTAGCTCGTAGTCAACGCAATCACATTGGCTTAGCGGCTCTGACTTGGTTACGTTTTAAACAGTTGGCTTATCAGACTAAGAAAACGGTTTACCAACTCAAACAAGGCTTATTAGATGCTTACCTTCGTCAAGAGTTGGCGAATCCTTCAGTTGCCTTTGCGTAAGTCCTATATATATTAGACCAGCCTGGCACTTATCAACTATAATCCATAGGTTTTATTGATTTTTGGGGTAAGCAGTAGGAGTAAGCAGTATAATTGCCTAGTTTTAGATAATCCTACCACCGCTTTGCCATGGACTACCTGTGCGACTAATCCATTTCCAATCACTGAGTGTTGGGCAGATAAGTTTTTTGAGCCAGGTAGGCGCTGGGTTGATGGCTGCCGGACCTAAATACCTTCCCTATTCCTCTTTCGATCTTGCTTGGACTTTTAGACCAACTGACTTGCCGTTCGTTGAAAAAAAGCAGGAGATCCGCCCAATGGGTTCCAGGCAGAAACAGCCTCTAACTGAGGGTATCCTTCAACCTGAACAATCCACTTTAGCAGGGCTTCACCAACAACAGCTCAACCGCTCACCATCACCGGTATGGAAGCGGCTGATTCATGGTCTCATCGTAGCCATTTCCTTATTGACGATTTCCCTGGCCCAGCCAGCAACAACCCCGGTTAGCCTAACCCAAGTACCCGAGGATGGGTTTCTGCTCAAAGAAGGGTGGCGACTTCAGCCAGGTGATAACCCAAATGGAGCCAGTCCTAAGCTGGATGACCGACACTGGGTTAGCATTGATCCAACCAAAGATATTCGGGAGTTGCCTCAGCTACAGCAGGCGGGTATCGGCTGGCTTCGGTTGCATATCCATACCGGACCCGATTTGCCGCCCCTGATGATCAAGCTGTTTCAGTCGGTTGCATCCGAAATTTATCTGGATGGCCGATTGTTGTATCGCTTCGGCAAGGTCAGTGCCAACCCCGATAGCGTACAGGCGTATAATCCTGCGGCTGCGTATAGCTTCCCTCTGACAACCTACTCTGATCATATACTAGCCCTTCGGATTGCCTGTCAGCCGAGTCAATTTTACTACGCCAACTACCTCAACTGGGATGCGGGAACGGTTCAGTTCTGGTTGTTTCCAACCCATGTTCTACCAGCCATCAAACCGGTTGATGTCGAGTCGATTTACCTGAATACATTCCGAATAGGGATCGCGTTCATCCTCTTTATTCTGCATCTGAGCCTGTTTTTTACGCACCGTAGCCAGCGGGCTAATCTCTATGCGGCCGGCATGTATCTGCTGCTGAACCTAGGCCTTTTGTCCCGGTTTGCCAACGATTTTACTCACTCCCTGGGCCTACGGATTCTGGTTTATTATGGATCTAGCATTGATCAGTGGGTGCCAGGCCTGGTAGTCCTGACGTTTTATGGTCTATTCAATTTTCGCCGTGGGTGGCTGTTTTGGCTGGCCATGGGCAGTATTGGCATTAAGCTTATTCCGTTGTCGGCCGACTTTCAGTGGCTGTCTTATCCTATTAATTATTTCCTGCCCCTTGAATTGATCCGCCTTTCTCTGGTGGCGGTCAAGCGTGAGTTAAGGGGAGCTAACATCGTTGCCATTTGCGCATTCTGTAATCTGGGCTTATGGATTCTATCATCCATCTTATTTTACCTGCATCTCCCAGGTTATAGCCATGAATGGCTGTTTCATGGTTTTTATTTAGCTAGTTTTCTGTGCTTCCCCCTTACGCTATCGATTCTGCTGGCGTTGGAACATGGCTGGATTAATGGACAACTGGTTGACCGGCTCCGGGAGGTCGAAACGCTATCAACCCAGAATCTGGCTCAACAGGTTGAGCGACAGCAACTCCTTGCCCGGCAAAATGAACAGTTGGAACTCCAGGTTACGGAGCGCACTCAGGAATTACACCAGCAAGCCAATCAGCTTCGGCAACTCGATCAGGTCAAGTCTCGCTTTGTCAATAACCTGACCCACGAGTTTCGTACACCGCTCTCGCTTATTCTATCCCCGGTCGCTAAACTGCTGGAAGAAAAACGCTACGATGGGACACTATTGACACTGGTTCATCACAACGCTGATCGACTCCTGCGACTTATCAACCAGCTCCTGGACTTAGCCAAACTGGAGGGTAATTTCATGCCCGTTTCCCTGATGCAGGGAGACGTTGCCGAATTTGCCCAACAGATGGTGGCTATCTTTCAGCGTTCGGCTGAACAGAAAGGCATCATTCTCCGGTTTAATATAGACGATCTACCCCAGCGAGCATATATCTTCGACGCCGATAAATGGGAAAAGATTTTAATTAATCTGGTGGCCAACGCCATCAAATTTACCCCATCGGGCGGGCAGGTAACCCTGACGCTCTCGCCTGTCTGGGCGACAGGCGAAATGGTGGGTGTACAGGTTAAGCTGGTCGATACAGGCATCGGTATGGCTGCCGACCAGTTACCACATGTTTTCGACCGCTTTTATCAAGTAGACGGTTCCAGCACCCGATCCTTCGAAGGGACGGGAATTGGCCTCGCACTGGTCAACGAACTGGTTGGCTTACTGGGGGGAACCATTCGGGTAGCGAGTGAAGTTGGGGTGGGTACTACGTTCCACTTGATGCTGCCCGTTGAAGCGGTCTCGGCCACAGCGAATCTACCTGAAAATAGCTGGTCGGTTCCTGAACCAATTGTCGGCCAACTCCTTACTTCACCCGTGAGGAGTCTACTCAGTACCCGATTGGGTGATGGAGTGGCCATGCCCAGCATTCTGATCGTTGAAGACAATGCCGAACTGCGGGCGTTTCTGGTAGGTGAGCTGGCCGGCTTGTATGAGGCATTTCAGGCTGAGGATGGCCAGGCAGGCTGGGAGATTATCCAGACCGAACTACCTGACATTGTCATCACAGACGTGATGATGCCTCGGATGGATGGCTTTGAACTTACCCGGCTTATCAAAGCCAATGCCGACACAAACCATATTGCGGTGGTGATGCTGACGGCCAAAACGGCTCAGCAGAGTCGTCTGGAGGGACTTCAGCAAGGCGCCGACGATTACTTAGCCAAACCCTTTAGTGTGGCTGAGTTGCAACTGCGGGTGGCTAACTTGATTACCCGCCAGCAGAAGCTGGGCGAATATTATCAGCAGCAGTTTGCCCTGACGGTTCAGGAGTCGCAGGAACTGGTGAAGGTAGTGCCTGAACGGATTCAGGACCCCTTTCTGATCCGGATTTATGGGTTGCTAGACCAACATCTGGATGACTCCACGATTGGGGTGGACTGGCTGGCCGATCAGTTGGCCATGAACCGCAAGACGCTTTACCGAAAAATACAAAGCCTGATTCAATTGTCCCCGGCCGATCTGATTCGTCAGTATCGACTTCGGAAAGCGGCTGAATTGCTGGGATCGGGGAATAATGTAGCGGAAACCGCCGATTTGGTTGGCTTCAATTCACCTTCTCATTTCACGATAGTATTCAAGGATTTCTACCAACAAACGCCTACTGAATACATTGCCAGCCGTGTGAAAAACCCCTAATTCCTGCTTTTTTTCCTTCCTACAAGCAAAATGCCCCAAACCCGACGACATCTGCCCCGAATCTGACAGGGCATCGGTGGACAGTAAGAGACCTTTGATGTATCAAAAGTGTAGCACTCTAAACCTTTTTTGGTTTCTATCCACACCCGTTTTGAATATCAGTCTTTCCACTTCAATTACACCCCTAATGATTAGTCGACATAAAACTGGCGATTACGATCAACCCTCTTTGGTGGTGCCCGCTGGCTGTATGCAACCAATCCGAAGCCCCAATACTTTTCTAAAGCGGATTTATAGTCTGTTGGAGCGAAACCTGGAAGATCCATCGGTCAATGTCGACTGGCTGGCTAACCAATTAGGTATAAATCGGAAAA
Proteins encoded in this region:
- a CDS encoding SusC/RagA family TonB-linked outer membrane protein — its product is MKESFYRVLQATFLGSMLLLWSLNAFAQDRRVTGKITGSDGAIPGANIVLKGTQTGTSSDANGNFALTIRGENPVLIISSIGSKTQEIIIGNRISIEVKLEDEANALSEVVVTGYSTENRRDVTGAVSTVKPAQLQLVPSANVEQQLQGRVAGVTVITNGQPGTSSQIRVRGFGSFGGNQPLYVVDGVPTQSIQFINPNDIETTTVLKDAASASIYGARAAAGVIVLTTKKGQRKAQKLSISYDGLYGVTDPGKGPSILNPQEQADWTWQARRNDLFQSGTAIGANSFAGIANGQYGSGQTPVLPDYLLVGKNAGVVGAVDLTAEAAKYNVNPANGAIYSVIAANKRGTDWYKAITRTAPMTRHTLGFSGGTENSRYYLSLGMQQQAGIITNNNFSRYTLRANTEFDITKKLRFGENIQVAYVSATGLQGSVGNSLGNSTNNNASVSGDENDVLTAFRMAPIIPVYNAFGGYAGTAAPGFNNPRNPVANRESVANNINYTVFGSGNAYLEYDVIPGLMLRSSLGGTYFTNYNNSYVRSTYENSENIANYTYSEASNVGLAWTFTNTAQYKQTFGKHDLSVLAGLEALNTGNGRGIAGSGINPFSTDPNYVTLNTTTPGATRQVSSTYGKGNNFYSIFGQAKYTYNDKYIATAVVRRDGSSQFGPANRYGVFPAFSAAWRISSEEFMKNLPWVSDLKIRGGYGLMGNSNYLSSTNQFNLFATNAANGYDLGATNNSIATGYYPSQIGNADAKWETSITSNIGIDGSFFNNRLEVVVDFWRKDTKDLLYQLALPSVVGVRANAPFLNVASMRNQGIDLLLTTRGKLVGDLSYEVTGIGSFLSNQITAIAPLVPYFTGGGTRIGGPVVRNEAGHTLSSFYGYQVVGLFNSKEEVASAATQTGAAPGRFRFADLNGDKKIDDNDRTYLGSPIPKFTGSITLGLKYKSFDLNTNLYASLGSQIFNNQRWFTDFYPSFTGAAVSSRVKDSWLPTNMNTNVPIFESAANFSTNTQPNSYYVENGSYGRMQYLNLGYTFPNALLSRANLSRLRVSVSATNLFTITKYSGLDPAVGGGSDATFGIDVGNYPVTRGYNVGVSFGF
- a CDS encoding IS701 family transposase; this translates as MKVTAQLYGQFLLSSQINYTATYLADHLEGITHDNVQYFLKASRVAPRQVWQHVRHQIQLDTDGYILFDDTVLNKEHSHKIELVRRQYSGNAHGIIKGIGVVNCVYFNPKINQFWLIDYRIFNPDEDGKSKLDHVLDMLNQLAPRQISYRIVLMDSWYAVTDLFKWLITNEKLFYCPIKSNRKVDDSGGKEPYQPVSYLSWSAQQVQQGKLVKVHKMPQNTYLKLFRVLVSTHRTDYIVTNDLAQNETSAAEEKSGIRWTIEQFHREDKQITGLECCQCRLARSQRNHIGLAALTWLRFKQLAYQTKKTVYQLKQGLLDAYLRQELANPSVAFA
- a CDS encoding hybrid sensor histidine kinase/response regulator transcription factor → MRLIHFQSLSVGQISFLSQVGAGLMAAGPKYLPYSSFDLAWTFRPTDLPFVEKKQEIRPMGSRQKQPLTEGILQPEQSTLAGLHQQQLNRSPSPVWKRLIHGLIVAISLLTISLAQPATTPVSLTQVPEDGFLLKEGWRLQPGDNPNGASPKLDDRHWVSIDPTKDIRELPQLQQAGIGWLRLHIHTGPDLPPLMIKLFQSVASEIYLDGRLLYRFGKVSANPDSVQAYNPAAAYSFPLTTYSDHILALRIACQPSQFYYANYLNWDAGTVQFWLFPTHVLPAIKPVDVESIYLNTFRIGIAFILFILHLSLFFTHRSQRANLYAAGMYLLLNLGLLSRFANDFTHSLGLRILVYYGSSIDQWVPGLVVLTFYGLFNFRRGWLFWLAMGSIGIKLIPLSADFQWLSYPINYFLPLELIRLSLVAVKRELRGANIVAICAFCNLGLWILSSILFYLHLPGYSHEWLFHGFYLASFLCFPLTLSILLALEHGWINGQLVDRLREVETLSTQNLAQQVERQQLLARQNEQLELQVTERTQELHQQANQLRQLDQVKSRFVNNLTHEFRTPLSLILSPVAKLLEEKRYDGTLLTLVHHNADRLLRLINQLLDLAKLEGNFMPVSLMQGDVAEFAQQMVAIFQRSAEQKGIILRFNIDDLPQRAYIFDADKWEKILINLVANAIKFTPSGGQVTLTLSPVWATGEMVGVQVKLVDTGIGMAADQLPHVFDRFYQVDGSSTRSFEGTGIGLALVNELVGLLGGTIRVASEVGVGTTFHLMLPVEAVSATANLPENSWSVPEPIVGQLLTSPVRSLLSTRLGDGVAMPSILIVEDNAELRAFLVGELAGLYEAFQAEDGQAGWEIIQTELPDIVITDVMMPRMDGFELTRLIKANADTNHIAVVMLTAKTAQQSRLEGLQQGADDYLAKPFSVAELQLRVANLITRQQKLGEYYQQQFALTVQESQELVKVVPERIQDPFLIRIYGLLDQHLDDSTIGVDWLADQLAMNRKTLYRKIQSLIQLSPADLIRQYRLRKAAELLGSGNNVAETADLVGFNSPSHFTIVFKDFYQQTPTEYIASRVKNP